One window from the genome of Commensalibacter oyaizuii encodes:
- a CDS encoding methionine ABC transporter ATP-binding protein — protein sequence MTTQSAAASDFDVPVVEFQNVCRHFGDHIALSNLSFSVKKAEILGIIGHSGAGKTTLLRCLAGLEKPDTGQVKIEGKDMSSLPDKELLPLRQRIGLVFQHFNLLSSKNILKNVALPLKIAGYSKEQRYKKAADLLELVGLPDKAYHYPAQLSGGQKQRVGIARALAADPALLLCDEATSALDPETTRSIIDLLLHINKQLKLTIVLITHEMSVIRLLADRVIVLQQGKIIEEGPVTHVFSHPKTETTQQLLTEEQPSLPDSIVKKLHADAQPNDYAILRVVMLGDIVRRPLIAALQKEHNISAILLEGGITHIREIPIGTLFLAVPAKHSRQTIEALTGMGVETVESIGYVLL from the coding sequence ATGACTACACAATCCGCTGCTGCGTCTGATTTTGATGTCCCCGTTGTCGAATTCCAAAATGTATGTCGCCACTTTGGCGATCATATAGCCTTGTCCAATCTTTCTTTTTCTGTAAAAAAAGCAGAGATACTGGGTATTATCGGACATTCTGGAGCTGGAAAAACAACGTTACTGCGATGTCTTGCGGGTTTGGAAAAACCCGATACAGGTCAGGTCAAAATTGAGGGGAAGGATATGTCAAGTCTTCCCGACAAGGAACTATTACCCTTACGTCAACGCATAGGTTTGGTTTTCCAACATTTTAATTTACTTAGTTCTAAAAACATTCTTAAAAATGTGGCGTTACCACTAAAAATCGCTGGTTATTCCAAAGAACAACGTTATAAAAAAGCCGCAGATTTGCTGGAACTTGTGGGGCTTCCTGATAAGGCTTATCATTATCCTGCACAATTATCTGGCGGCCAAAAACAACGTGTTGGTATCGCAAGAGCTCTGGCAGCAGATCCAGCATTATTATTATGTGACGAGGCAACATCTGCTCTAGACCCTGAAACAACTCGATCAATTATTGATTTGTTATTACATATTAACAAACAGCTTAAATTAACAATCGTCTTGATTACGCACGAGATGAGCGTCATTCGATTGTTGGCTGATCGTGTTATCGTCCTTCAACAGGGAAAAATTATCGAAGAAGGGCCTGTCACGCACGTTTTTTCTCATCCAAAAACTGAAACCACACAACAATTATTAACCGAAGAACAACCCTCGTTACCCGACAGCATCGTAAAGAAATTACACGCTGATGCTCAACCTAACGATTATGCTATTTTACGTGTTGTTATGTTAGGTGACATTGTTAGAAGACCCTTAATTGCGGCCTTACAAAAAGAGCACAATATCTCTGCCATCTTATTAGAAGGCGGTATAACGCATATTCGTGAGATTCCTATTGGCACCTTATTTCTTGCTGTTCCGGCCAAACACAGTCGACAAACCATTGAGGCATTGACTGGTATGGGCGTTGAAACTGTTGAAAGTATTGGTTATGTTCTCCTCTAG
- a CDS encoding methionine ABC transporter permease, protein MSPYQLEQLYLAIWQTIEMTVACGFLTLLGGIPIALFLIITAPGGLYPMPILNKIVGVIINIFRSIPFIILLVALIPVTRYLVGTAIGTEAAIVPLTITTIPYFARIAEVSLKEVDNGLIEAIKAMGGSRKTIIREVILPEALPGLISGFTVTIILIIGISAMAGTIGAGGLGDYAIQYGYQQFRPDIMGIVIVLLVVMISAIQWVGDYLARRFNHR, encoded by the coding sequence ATCTCTCCCTATCAGTTGGAACAACTATATTTAGCTATCTGGCAAACCATTGAAATGACTGTTGCCTGTGGTTTTTTAACTCTTCTGGGTGGAATACCAATCGCTCTTTTTTTAATTATTACGGCACCAGGGGGATTATACCCTATGCCTATTTTAAACAAGATTGTAGGCGTTATTATCAATATTTTTCGCTCTATCCCGTTTATTATTTTGCTGGTTGCACTTATTCCTGTCACGCGCTATCTGGTTGGCACAGCCATCGGAACAGAGGCCGCGATCGTACCTTTGACAATTACCACCATCCCTTATTTTGCACGTATTGCAGAAGTTTCTTTAAAAGAAGTGGATAATGGTTTAATCGAAGCCATCAAGGCCATGGGAGGCAGTCGTAAAACCATCATTCGTGAAGTTATCTTACCCGAAGCACTGCCTGGATTAATTTCTGGTTTTACCGTAACCATTATTTTAATTATCGGTATTTCTGCCATGGCTGGAACCATTGGTGCGGGGGGTTTGGGTGATTATGCTATTCAATATGGGTATCAACAATTTCGCCCTGATATTATGGGAATTGTCATTGTTTTATTAGTTGTTATGATTTCAGCCATTCAATGGGTT